In Thermoanaerobaculum aquaticum, the sequence AACTTGTCCACACCGTTGTGGACTGCGGGAAAGCCCGCGAAGGGACCGCCGGAAATGGCGCAGGCTCCCGAGGCAATGACAATCTTCGGCTGGGGGACCGCTTCGTAGGTGGCCAGCAGAGCCTCGCGCATGTTTTCGGTCACCGGGCCGGTCACCAAGAGGCCATCGGCATGGCGGGGAGAGGCCACAAACTGCACGCCAAAGCGGGCCATGTCAAAGGTCACGGTTCCCAAAACGTTGGCGTCGGCTTCGCAGGCGTTGCAGCCACCGGCGCTCACCTGCCGCAGGCGAAGGGAGCGGCCAAAGAGAGCGGCCAGCTCCCGATCCAAAGCTTGAGCCAGCTGGAACTGCTTTTCCGGGCTCACCACGAGGTCTTCCCGCTTGCGTGCGGCAAGGCGGAACTCGCGGGTGAAGGTCAAAGCGTGAGGCGGGCATGCCTCCTCGCATCGCCCGCAAAACAGGCAGCGACCCATGTCCAGCTGCCAAGGCGCCACTTGGATGGCGTCGGTAGGGCAAGCCTCGGCGCAAGCCTGGCAGCCCTCCTGGCAGCGGCTGGCATCCAAGCTGGGCAAACCCCGAAAGCGTTGGGGAAGCACCGGCAAACGCTGCGGATAGGGGTAAGGCTTAGCGGTTTGCTTGGCTCGGGCTTTAAGAACGGACCACACGTTGCCTCCTACAAATCAAAACCGCAGTAGGACAAGTTAAAGCTCTTGTTGCAAAGGGGAAAATCCGAAATATCCTGGCCGCGCATGACGTACGCCAGCGCCGACCAGTTGTGGAACGAGGGGTCCACGATCTTGTAGGCAGCAAGCTCCCCGCGTTCGTTGGTGACGGCCACGTGGCAGACCTCCCCGCGAAAGCCCTCCGCCAAACCCACGGCCAAAGAGGAAGGCTGCAGCGGCCCGATGGTTCCCTGCAGTTCGCCCGCTGGGAGGCTGCCGAGAAGCTCCTCGACGAGCTTGAGGGAGTGTTGAACCTCAAGCCAGCGCACCCAGGCTCGGGCAAAAACATCGCCGGAGCTTGCGGTCGCCATCGGTACGTGCAGGAAGCGGTACATCCCCGAAGGAAACTGGGCGCGGCTATCCACAGGCAAGCCGGAGGCCCGGGCGGCTACGCCCACAGTGCCCAGCTCCCGGGCAGCTTCTGCACTTAAGCGGCCGGTGCCCTCAAAACGCCCCAACACCGAGGGAGCCTCCAGCATGAGCTCGATGGAAGCCGCAAGCTCCGGCTCTAGGTCCGCCAAGCGCTGACGAATTGTGGTCTCGGTCTCCGCTCCCAGGTCGTAGCGGAAGCCGCCCGGTTGCAGCAAGCCCCGACCGAAGCGGTTACCGCACAGCTCGGCGGTGAGGTTGAGGATTTCCCCCCGCAAGCGGCCACAGAAAGAGGCGGTAGGGAGAAAGGCCACATCCCCAGCCAAAGCGCCCAGGTCCCCAACGTGATTGGCAAGCCTCTCCAGCTCCAAGGCCACCGCCCGCAGCGCTGCTGCCCTCGGCGACACCTGCAAACCGGCAAGGGCTTCCAGCGCTTCGCAGTACGCCAAGGTATGGGCGACGGTGCTGTCTCCGGCCACGGTTTCCACGGCGGCAAGGCGCCGCTTGGCGGGCTGTTGGCAGAAGCTTTCCTCCACCCCCCGGTGCTGGTAGCCAAGGACGATCTCCAAATGCTGCACCACCTCTCCCAGGCACTGGAAACGGAAGTGCCCGGGCTCGATGACGCCCGCATGCACCGGCCCCACCGCCACCTCGTGCACCTGGCTTCCCTCCAGTTGGAAAAAGGGACCGGTGCCCGGGGCCAGCGGGCCCCAGGGTCCCTGGCTGCTTTTGGGAAACCGCACGGGCTTGAGCCAAGGGTGGCCTTCGGGGACAACTCCGTAGCGTTCCGCG encodes:
- the nuoB gene encoding NADH-quinone oxidoreductase subunit NuoB, translated to MWSVLKARAKQTAKPYPYPQRLPVLPQRFRGLPSLDASRCQEGCQACAEACPTDAIQVAPWQLDMGRCLFCGRCEEACPPHALTFTREFRLAARKREDLVVSPEKQFQLAQALDRELAALFGRSLRLRQVSAGGCNACEADANVLGTVTFDMARFGVQFVASPRHADGLLVTGPVTENMREALLATYEAVPQPKIVIASGACAISGGPFAGFPAVHNGVDKFLPVNLYVPGCPPHPWTLLDGILRLLGRLREQRENP
- a CDS encoding hydrogenase large subunit, with amino-acid sequence MSTQEFFSFFPQSAARWEDVPVLPLSSLADGLAQLVQQGGRILAFFPLPDGRQELELLAVVGDPDSGALRAARTRVSRTYPSLVSRIPQLHLFEREIAERYGVVPEGHPWLKPVRFPKSSQGPWGPLAPGTGPFFQLEGSQVHEVAVGPVHAGVIEPGHFRFQCLGEVVQHLEIVLGYQHRGVEESFCQQPAKRRLAAVETVAGDSTVAHTLAYCEALEALAGLQVSPRAAALRAVALELERLANHVGDLGALAGDVAFLPTASFCGRLRGEILNLTAELCGNRFGRGLLQPGGFRYDLGAETETTIRQRLADLEPELAASIELMLEAPSVLGRFEGTGRLSAEAARELGTVGVAARASGLPVDSRAQFPSGMYRFLHVPMATASSGDVFARAWVRWLEVQHSLKLVEELLGSLPAGELQGTIGPLQPSSLAVGLAEGFRGEVCHVAVTNERGELAAYKIVDPSFHNWSALAYVMRGQDISDFPLCNKSFNLSYCGFDL